In Devosia sp. 1566, a single genomic region encodes these proteins:
- a CDS encoding SDR family oxidoreductase: MDFGLNGKRALVLGGSRGLGAASAAALAAEGVTVLVAARSGDYAVDLADVSSVQQLIERVKVEGGVDILVNNSGGPKAGPAQGQASQDWLAAFQSMATSLYAITDALLPQMIERQWGRVITVGSSGVVAPIAGLALSNAVRGAIAGWSKTLASEVAKHGVTVNMVLPGRIDTDRLRELDEGKASRTGASLSAVQQASRNEIPVGRYGEASEFGAVVAFLASQQASYITGSMLRVDGGMIKGL; the protein is encoded by the coding sequence ATGGATTTTGGTCTTAACGGAAAACGCGCACTGGTTTTGGGTGGCAGTCGCGGCCTTGGCGCTGCCAGCGCTGCAGCGCTTGCCGCCGAAGGCGTCACCGTCCTGGTGGCAGCGCGCTCTGGCGACTATGCGGTGGATCTCGCCGACGTCAGCTCAGTGCAGCAGCTGATCGAGCGGGTCAAGGTCGAAGGTGGCGTCGACATCCTCGTCAACAACAGCGGCGGTCCCAAGGCTGGCCCCGCCCAGGGCCAAGCCAGCCAGGATTGGCTCGCGGCCTTCCAGTCGATGGCCACTTCGCTCTACGCCATTACCGATGCCCTGCTGCCGCAGATGATCGAGCGGCAGTGGGGCCGCGTCATCACCGTGGGCTCGTCGGGCGTTGTTGCTCCCATCGCGGGGCTGGCACTGTCCAACGCCGTGCGTGGAGCAATCGCCGGCTGGTCCAAGACCCTGGCAAGCGAGGTCGCCAAGCACGGCGTCACCGTCAACATGGTGCTGCCCGGCCGCATCGATACCGATCGCTTGCGTGAACTCGACGAGGGCAAAGCCAGCCGCACCGGCGCAAGCCTAAGCGCCGTGCAGCAAGCCTCGCGCAACGAAATCCCCGTTGGCCGGTATGGCGAAGCCAGTGAGTTTGGGGCCGTGGTTGCGTTCCTCGCCAGCCAGCAGGCCAGCTACATCACCGGCAGCATGCTCCGCGTCGATGGCGGCATGATCAAGGGCCTCTAA
- a CDS encoding amidohydrolase family protein — MDEVIQGTIVTPTGPIEHGWLAIAGGKIAAIGEGKAPVADRVHDAGTALVIPGVIDGQTHAGSYGGLPGIASTTRSAVAGGVTTIVDMPYDNPTPLNTMERLEQKKAAIAEHAHANVALYGTVMPGQDMAQVLPLIEGGVVAFKISGFESSPTRFPRIAADQLLDLFEALASTNVPLGIHNEDQEIVHARIAKARAAGENGIEAHSSSRPLAAEQASTAHFLELGALSNAHAHIVHLTSSRGFQLVENYRRDGFRSTGELCVHYLWFDPSIDSALGARMKVNPPIRPGQIEALWDDVVAGRVAFVSSDHSSWPIDNKFTPSIFDAGAGVPGLETLLHAFYTGAATRQLDALRLTVEQLAERPAKFFGLWPQKGVLQPGSDADIAILALEPQVWDETIAHDALNWSPFHGRQFDCRVARTYVGGRLAWDGSAIVNTPGDGKYAPRLASHWFQ, encoded by the coding sequence ATGGACGAGGTGATCCAAGGCACAATTGTTACTCCGACTGGTCCGATCGAGCACGGCTGGCTGGCCATTGCCGGCGGCAAGATCGCCGCGATCGGCGAGGGCAAGGCTCCAGTGGCAGACCGCGTGCATGATGCGGGCACCGCTCTGGTTATCCCCGGGGTCATTGACGGCCAGACCCATGCCGGCAGCTATGGTGGGCTGCCCGGTATCGCCTCGACCACCCGCTCGGCCGTAGCAGGTGGCGTCACCACCATCGTCGACATGCCCTATGACAATCCGACCCCGCTCAACACCATGGAGCGGCTGGAGCAGAAAAAAGCGGCGATTGCCGAGCATGCGCACGCCAACGTGGCGCTCTATGGCACGGTGATGCCCGGCCAGGACATGGCTCAGGTTCTGCCGCTGATCGAAGGGGGTGTCGTCGCCTTCAAGATTTCAGGCTTCGAGTCGAGCCCGACGCGCTTTCCCCGCATTGCCGCCGATCAATTGCTCGATCTGTTCGAAGCCCTCGCGTCCACCAATGTGCCACTCGGGATTCACAACGAAGACCAGGAAATCGTCCATGCCCGCATCGCTAAGGCGCGGGCAGCGGGCGAAAACGGCATCGAAGCGCATTCATCGAGCCGTCCTTTGGCTGCGGAGCAGGCGTCCACAGCGCATTTTCTCGAACTGGGCGCCCTAAGCAACGCCCATGCGCATATCGTGCATCTCACTTCCTCGCGCGGCTTTCAACTTGTGGAGAACTATCGTCGAGATGGATTCCGTTCTACGGGCGAGCTCTGTGTCCACTACCTCTGGTTCGACCCATCGATCGACAGCGCTCTCGGTGCCCGCATGAAGGTCAATCCACCCATCCGTCCGGGCCAGATAGAGGCGCTTTGGGACGATGTGGTTGCTGGCCGTGTCGCCTTTGTCAGTTCCGATCATTCCAGCTGGCCGATCGACAACAAGTTCACGCCCTCGATCTTCGACGCTGGTGCCGGCGTGCCTGGTCTTGAAACCCTTCTGCACGCCTTTTACACCGGCGCCGCCACTCGCCAGCTCGATGCCCTGCGGCTGACCGTCGAGCAACTGGCCGAGCGACCGGCAAAATTCTTTGGCCTCTGGCCGCAAAAGGGCGTTCTGCAACCCGGTTCCGATGCCGATATTGCCATCCTCGCCCTTGAGCCGCAGGTATGGGATGAAACCATAGCCCATGACGCGCTCAACTGGAGCCCCTTCCATGGCCGGCAATTCGATTGCCGCGTCGCCCGCACCTATGTGGGCGGCAGGCTGGCTTGGGATGGTTCTGCCATTGTCAACACACCCGGCGACGGCAAATACGCGCCTCGTCTGGCTTCCCATTGGTTCCAATAA
- a CDS encoding dihydrodipicolinate synthase family protein translates to MPLINTDTNGVFVIAVTPFTETMAIDHASIDSVTDFYFEKGAGGLTILGIMGEAPKLTQSEALDVTRRTLARAAGKPIIVGVSAPGLAAIEELTKAVMDLGASGVMVAPPGSLKTDDQIFGYYQNVVAAIGTDVPLVLQDFPLVTGIHVSSSLLGRIVEDMPSIVMLKHEDWPGLAKISDIRNAEAKGRRRLSILCGNGGVFLPEEMERGADGAMTGFAYPEMMVDVVRLVRNGEMERAQDIFDAYLPLVRYEQQPGLGLAVRKHTLAQRGAIASATQRRPGAVLAPKAVAEVERLALRQARKLKELA, encoded by the coding sequence ATGCCTCTGATTAACACCGACACCAACGGCGTATTCGTTATTGCCGTCACGCCGTTCACCGAGACCATGGCGATCGACCATGCAAGCATCGATAGCGTCACCGATTTTTACTTCGAAAAGGGCGCCGGCGGGCTGACCATTCTGGGCATCATGGGCGAAGCTCCCAAGCTGACCCAGAGCGAGGCGCTCGATGTGACGCGCCGCACCCTGGCCCGCGCTGCAGGCAAGCCCATCATCGTCGGCGTCTCGGCGCCCGGTTTGGCGGCCATTGAGGAATTGACCAAGGCCGTCATGGATTTGGGCGCTTCCGGTGTCATGGTCGCTCCGCCCGGATCGCTCAAGACCGACGATCAGATCTTTGGCTATTACCAGAACGTGGTTGCCGCCATCGGCACCGACGTGCCGCTCGTGCTGCAGGATTTCCCACTGGTCACTGGCATTCACGTCAGCTCGTCCCTGTTGGGCCGCATCGTCGAGGACATGCCCTCCATCGTCATGCTCAAGCACGAGGACTGGCCCGGCCTTGCCAAGATTTCCGATATCCGCAATGCCGAGGCCAAGGGACGCCGGCGCCTGTCGATCCTGTGCGGGAATGGCGGCGTGTTCCTGCCCGAAGAAATGGAGCGCGGCGCTGATGGCGCGATGACCGGATTCGCCTACCCCGAGATGATGGTCGACGTGGTTCGTCTGGTCCGCAACGGCGAGATGGAACGCGCACAGGACATTTTCGACGCCTATTTACCGCTGGTACGCTACGAACAGCAGCCGGGCCTCGGTCTTGCAGTTCGCAAGCATACTCTGGCCCAGCGCGGCGCTATCGCCAGCGCCACGCAACGACGCCCAGGCGCAGTGCTCGCACCCAAGGCCGTAGCTGAAGTCGAACGCCTCGCCCTGCGCCAGGCGCGCAAACTGAAGGAACTTGCCTGA
- a CDS encoding hemolysin III family protein, with product MENTNRGRPEARPHYPSVQARSADLFVHLLGLGLALLGGAILLCMGIQDPAPGRLAVIAIYSLSAVCMFGFSTAYNFAPAEWKPVLRRLDHVGIFLMIAATYTPFTAYLLSGAWAWSLTTTLWVLAGVGIAGKIFLPPISQKVWVPIYLGLAWIGAIAAVPLAEITSAVVLWLLALGGAFYSAGVLFYANKRLQFAKAIWHGHVVAAAATHWAAVLVGLFVVHS from the coding sequence ATGGAAAACACAAACCGAGGCCGTCCGGAAGCCCGCCCGCATTATCCCAGCGTTCAGGCGCGCTCCGCGGATCTGTTTGTACATTTGCTGGGTCTCGGCCTCGCCCTCCTTGGCGGCGCCATCCTGCTTTGCATGGGCATCCAGGATCCAGCCCCTGGCAGGCTTGCGGTCATCGCGATCTATTCGCTTAGCGCGGTATGCATGTTCGGGTTCTCCACAGCGTACAACTTCGCGCCGGCTGAATGGAAGCCCGTGCTGCGCCGGCTCGACCATGTCGGCATCTTCCTGATGATCGCAGCCACTTATACGCCGTTCACCGCGTATTTGCTGTCCGGAGCCTGGGCCTGGTCGCTGACCACGACCCTGTGGGTGCTGGCCGGCGTGGGAATTGCCGGCAAGATCTTCCTGCCGCCGATCAGCCAGAAGGTCTGGGTGCCCATCTACCTGGGCCTGGCCTGGATCGGCGCCATCGCAGCGGTCCCCCTTGCGGAGATAACCTCCGCGGTGGTGCTGTGGCTCCTGGCACTTGGCGGCGCTTTCTATTCAGCCGGTGTTCTCTTTTACGCCAACAAGCGCCTGCAGTTCGCCAAAGCCATCTGGCACGGCCACGTCGTGGCCGCGGCCGCGACGCACTGGGCAGCCGTGCTGGTGGGACTGTTTGTGGTACACTCCTGA
- a CDS encoding sensor histidine kinase: MSEAVEKSSSLLRNAKNLARAVDAAGIALWSWNVDSDALTMDDQAYDLWGLGRGAQVTFEDLSAHIHPADRDRVRAAFTATRAILGPYEIDFRIMVGEELRWISARGKGDDEGIVERLMFGVFLDVTGRKQAEEGRELLAGEMSHRVKNLLAIATGLTAITSRSTSTVTDMARELTQRLTALDRAHDLVRPLPGQTDAAAALLGDLLSVLLAPYDDLGAFSGRIRVSVPRMIVGESATTTLALIVHELATNSLKYGALSSSTGMIDVSCSARDEAVTVVWTERGGPEVVPTSVPKGYGTKLVERSITNALRGSIHYAWEEDGLIVTLRIDPARLAD; the protein is encoded by the coding sequence ATGAGTGAAGCCGTCGAGAAGTCGAGTTCGCTCCTGCGGAATGCTAAGAATCTCGCACGCGCTGTAGACGCTGCTGGAATTGCCCTCTGGTCGTGGAACGTTGATAGCGACGCGCTCACCATGGACGATCAGGCCTACGATCTATGGGGTTTGGGGCGGGGCGCCCAGGTCACGTTCGAGGATCTATCCGCCCATATCCACCCTGCTGACCGGGATCGGGTCCGAGCTGCCTTCACCGCTACACGGGCAATACTCGGCCCCTATGAGATCGATTTCCGCATCATGGTTGGTGAGGAGCTTCGCTGGATCTCGGCCCGTGGCAAGGGGGACGATGAGGGTATCGTCGAGCGCCTCATGTTCGGTGTTTTTCTGGATGTGACGGGCCGCAAACAGGCCGAAGAAGGACGAGAACTCCTTGCCGGCGAAATGAGTCATCGCGTCAAGAACCTGCTGGCCATTGCCACCGGTCTGACTGCGATCACCTCCCGATCCACGTCCACCGTCACCGACATGGCGCGTGAGCTGACGCAGCGACTGACAGCCCTGGACCGAGCCCATGATCTTGTTCGTCCATTGCCCGGTCAGACCGACGCCGCGGCAGCTTTGCTCGGCGATCTGCTTTCCGTGCTGCTCGCGCCCTACGACGACCTAGGGGCCTTCAGTGGGCGCATCCGAGTCTCGGTGCCTCGCATGATCGTGGGCGAAAGTGCAACGACCACACTCGCATTGATCGTGCACGAACTGGCAACGAACTCCCTCAAGTACGGCGCGCTCTCATCATCGACCGGTATGATCGATGTTTCCTGCTCGGCCAGAGACGAAGCGGTAACGGTGGTCTGGACGGAGCGAGGAGGTCCCGAGGTGGTACCGACCAGCGTCCCAAAAGGGTACGGCACCAAACTCGTCGAGCGCAGCATCACCAATGCGCTACGCGGGTCCATCCACTATGCATGGGAGGAAGATGGTCTCATCGTCACCCTAAGAATCGATCCCGCCCGCCTGGCAGACTGA
- a CDS encoding aspartate/glutamate racemase family protein, whose product MASILVINPNSSSSVTRSMENGLGLVTSCTDHSIDCVELHKSPPGIETDEHVDMVVPNILERVARSDADAYVLSCFSDPGIAAVRAATSKPVIGIAEAAYLAALGLGQRFGIVSLGPSSIGRHLRYLQHLQLDGRLAGDRSIDMTIPQLMASDVVDIVVRTGIKLRDQDGAQVVILGCAGLGNYRASLEDALGLPVVDPVQAGVALAVTTLDLQYRTKAR is encoded by the coding sequence TTGGCATCCATACTGGTTATCAATCCGAACAGCTCCTCGTCTGTGACGCGCTCGATGGAAAACGGCCTCGGTCTTGTGACGAGCTGCACGGATCATTCCATTGACTGCGTCGAACTCCACAAGTCGCCGCCTGGCATCGAGACCGATGAGCATGTGGACATGGTCGTGCCCAACATTCTCGAAAGGGTTGCCCGGAGCGACGCAGACGCCTACGTGCTGAGCTGCTTTTCAGATCCGGGCATCGCCGCAGTTCGAGCGGCTACTAGCAAGCCCGTGATTGGCATCGCCGAAGCCGCCTATCTTGCCGCTCTCGGTCTCGGCCAGCGCTTTGGCATCGTCTCGCTCGGCCCGTCGTCCATAGGCAGGCACCTGCGCTATTTGCAGCATCTACAACTCGATGGGCGCCTGGCCGGCGACCGCTCCATCGATATGACCATTCCCCAACTCATGGCCAGCGATGTTGTCGACATTGTCGTGCGCACCGGCATCAAGTTGCGCGACCAAGACGGCGCTCAAGTCGTGATCCTCGGGTGCGCGGGGTTGGGCAACTACCGCGCCAGCCTGGAAGATGCGCTGGGCCTTCCGGTTGTCGATCCGGTGCAGGCTGGCGTCGCGCTCGCCGTCACGACCCTCGATCTTCAATATCGCACAAAGGCCCGCTGA
- a CDS encoding amidohydrolase family protein encodes MADLIITNAVIVTVDPDRRVISDGAIAIKGDRIIDIGTADEIAARHTAGEIIDGAGMAVIPGLIDVHAHAGHGLIKTMASGNSAEWYNACLQAYTVGSTPEFWRAEAQLAALERVRFGVTTGVSLLGGGDSIMRTDEAAYGDAHCDGVLEVGTRSVVAVGTTRPPHPLTYGRWSDMEQEQFPIEFDQQLQTSTALIDRWHGTHGRRINIALLTPTLRAEHVDTLGAENIERAREQAKIVRQLSRDRGLVFTQDGHKRGSVAYAHELGLLGPDALLSHSTGLTEEEIRICADTDTRIAHNPSAIASVYDRCPATELMEAGVIVALGSDATAPDRSGDMFRHMQQAMHYHRTFHKDPSWLPPGKTLEMCTIDGATALGMADDLGSIEVGKKADLTLVDLRRPHLYPANMPVSRIVCFANGNDVHTVIVDGKILMRDRKVTTVDEDKVLDAAQRETDLMLKRTGLEHLLDTPDTFWRSLRMNADA; translated from the coding sequence ATGGCCGATCTTATTATCACCAACGCCGTCATCGTCACCGTCGATCCAGATCGACGGGTCATCAGCGATGGCGCCATTGCGATCAAAGGGGACCGGATCATCGATATAGGCACTGCTGATGAAATCGCCGCGCGCCATACGGCGGGCGAGATTATCGATGGCGCCGGCATGGCCGTCATTCCCGGTCTCATCGACGTGCATGCCCATGCAGGCCACGGCTTGATCAAAACCATGGCCAGCGGCAATTCTGCCGAATGGTACAATGCCTGCTTGCAGGCCTACACCGTTGGGTCAACGCCCGAATTCTGGCGTGCTGAAGCTCAACTGGCGGCGCTCGAGCGCGTGCGGTTTGGGGTGACGACCGGCGTATCGCTGCTCGGGGGTGGAGATTCAATCATGCGGACCGACGAAGCGGCTTACGGAGACGCCCACTGCGACGGGGTCCTCGAGGTCGGGACGCGCTCTGTGGTTGCCGTGGGTACCACGCGCCCACCCCATCCGCTCACCTATGGGCGCTGGTCCGACATGGAGCAGGAACAGTTTCCAATCGAGTTCGACCAGCAGTTGCAAACATCCACGGCGCTGATCGACCGTTGGCATGGCACGCATGGCCGTCGCATCAATATAGCGCTTCTGACCCCGACGCTGCGGGCGGAGCATGTCGATACGCTGGGTGCCGAAAATATCGAACGCGCGCGTGAACAGGCGAAAATCGTGCGCCAACTCAGCCGTGACCGTGGGCTCGTCTTCACCCAGGATGGCCACAAGCGCGGCAGCGTTGCCTATGCACATGAACTCGGGCTCCTGGGCCCAGACGCGTTGCTGTCGCACTCGACGGGGCTGACGGAAGAAGAGATCCGCATCTGTGCGGACACGGATACGCGCATTGCCCATAACCCGAGCGCCATTGCGTCGGTTTATGATCGCTGTCCAGCGACTGAATTGATGGAAGCAGGCGTCATCGTGGCTCTGGGTTCGGATGCCACAGCCCCGGATCGGTCAGGCGACATGTTCCGTCACATGCAGCAGGCGATGCATTATCATCGCACGTTCCACAAGGATCCCAGCTGGCTGCCGCCCGGGAAGACTTTGGAAATGTGCACCATCGACGGCGCGACGGCGCTCGGCATGGCCGACGATCTCGGTTCCATCGAAGTGGGGAAGAAAGCAGATCTGACTTTAGTCGATCTACGCCGACCCCACCTCTATCCGGCCAATATGCCCGTGTCGCGGATCGTCTGCTTTGCCAACGGCAATGACGTGCACACGGTCATTGTCGACGGCAAGATCCTAATGCGAGATCGCAAGGTGACCACCGTCGATGAAGACAAGGTGCTGGATGCAGCTCAACGCGAAACCGATCTGATGCTGAAGCGCACCGGGTTAGAGCATCTCCTCGATACGCCCGATACTTTTTGGAGGTCGTTGCGCATGAACGCCGACGCCTGA